From Streptomyces sp. Edi4, one genomic window encodes:
- a CDS encoding FHA domain-containing protein produces the protein MSELTLTVMRLGFLAVLWLFVIVAVQVIRSDLFGTRVTQRGSRRGNDANRQQGTGRQAAAATPPPQRGQQQSGGGRQRRGAPTKLVVSEGTLTGTTVALQGQTITLGRAHDSTIVLDDDYASSRHARIYPDRDGNWIVEDLGSTNGTYLDRSRLTTPTPIPLGAPIRIGKTVIELRK, from the coding sequence ATGTCAGAGCTGACCCTCACGGTCATGCGGTTGGGTTTCCTCGCCGTACTGTGGCTGTTCGTCATCGTGGCCGTTCAGGTCATTCGCAGTGATCTGTTCGGCACACGTGTCACCCAGCGCGGTTCGCGCCGGGGCAATGACGCCAACCGGCAGCAGGGGACCGGCAGGCAGGCCGCTGCCGCCACGCCGCCGCCGCAGCGCGGCCAGCAGCAGAGCGGCGGGGGGCGGCAGCGCCGCGGCGCCCCCACCAAGCTGGTCGTCTCCGAGGGCACCCTCACCGGCACGACGGTCGCCCTTCAGGGCCAGACCATCACGCTGGGCCGGGCCCACGACTCGACGATCGTCCTGGATGACGACTACGCGTCGAGCCGCCATGCCAGGATCTACCCGGACCGGGACGGCAACTGGATCGTCGAGGATCTGGGATCCACCAACGGCACCTATCTGGACCGGTCTCGGCTCACCACCCCGACCCCGATTCCGCTGGGCGCGCCGATCCGCATCGGCAAGACCGTCATCGAGCTGCGGAAGTAG
- a CDS encoding FtsW/RodA/SpoVE family cell cycle protein: MSVVTNTTTIGAIEAPSRRNTELALLVFAVAIPVFAYANVGLAMTGSLPSGMLGYGLGLGMMAGVAHLVVRKFAKYADPLFLPLATLLNGLGLVLIWRLDQSPRLITQAKRAYGAFSPSAPHQLMFSALGVALFIGVLLLVKDHRVLQRYTYISMFVAMLLLILPMFFPAKFGARIWITIPGLGSIQPGEFVKIILAVFFAGYLMVKRDALALASRRFMGIYLPRGRDLGPILVVWAMSILILVFETDLGTSLLFFGLFVIMLYVATERTSWIVFGLLMSAVGAVGVASFESHVKARVTAWMDPFACYKTSGACEQIGNAIMSFGSGGTLGTGLGQGHSDLIGFAANADFILSTVGEELGLAGMMALLLIYGLIVERGVRTALAARDPFGKLLAIGLSGALALQVFVVAGGVMGLIPLTGMTMPFLAAGGSSVIANWALIGILIRISDTARRPAPAPAPSPDAEMTQVVRP; this comes from the coding sequence ATGAGCGTTGTCACCAACACGACCACCATTGGCGCGATCGAAGCACCGAGCCGCCGCAACACCGAGCTGGCCCTGCTTGTCTTCGCCGTGGCCATCCCGGTGTTCGCGTACGCCAATGTGGGGCTCGCCATGACCGGCTCGCTGCCCTCGGGCATGCTCGGTTACGGTCTGGGCCTCGGCATGATGGCGGGTGTCGCGCACCTGGTGGTGCGCAAGTTCGCCAAGTACGCCGACCCGCTGTTCCTGCCGCTCGCCACGCTGCTGAACGGTTTGGGCCTGGTCCTCATCTGGCGCCTCGACCAGTCGCCGCGGCTGATCACGCAGGCCAAGCGGGCCTATGGAGCGTTCAGCCCGTCCGCGCCCCACCAGCTGATGTTCTCGGCGCTGGGGGTGGCCCTGTTCATCGGGGTGCTGCTGCTCGTCAAGGACCACCGCGTCCTTCAGCGCTACACCTACATCTCCATGTTCGTGGCGATGCTGCTGCTGATCCTGCCGATGTTCTTCCCGGCGAAGTTCGGCGCCCGTATCTGGATCACGATTCCGGGGCTCGGTTCGATCCAGCCCGGCGAGTTCGTGAAGATCATCCTGGCGGTGTTCTTCGCCGGCTACCTCATGGTGAAGCGGGACGCGCTGGCGCTGGCCAGCCGTCGTTTCATGGGGATCTACCTGCCGCGCGGACGCGACCTCGGCCCGATCCTCGTGGTCTGGGCGATGTCCATCCTGATCCTCGTCTTCGAGACCGACCTCGGCACCTCGCTGCTGTTCTTCGGCCTCTTCGTGATCATGCTGTACGTGGCGACCGAGCGGACCAGCTGGATCGTGTTCGGTCTGCTGATGTCGGCGGTGGGCGCGGTCGGCGTCGCCTCCTTCGAGTCGCACGTCAAGGCGCGTGTCACGGCCTGGATGGACCCGTTCGCCTGCTACAAGACGAGCGGCGCCTGCGAGCAGATCGGTAACGCGATCATGTCGTTCGGCTCGGGTGGCACGCTGGGCACCGGGCTCGGCCAGGGCCACTCCGACCTCATCGGGTTCGCCGCCAACGCCGACTTCATCCTCTCCACCGTCGGTGAGGAGCTGGGCCTGGCCGGAATGATGGCGCTGCTCCTGATCTACGGCCTGATCGTGGAACGGGGCGTGCGCACCGCACTCGCGGCCCGTGACCCGTTCGGCAAGCTGCTCGCCATCGGCTTGTCCGGTGCCCTGGCGCTCCAGGTCTTCGTGGTGGCCGGCGGTGTGATGGGCCTGATCCCCCTGACCGGTATGACGATGCCGTTCCTCGCGGCCGGTGGTTCGTCCGTCATCGCCAACTGGGCGCTGATCGGCATCCTGATCCGGATCAGCGACACCGCCCGTCGTCCCGCTCCGGCCCCCGCCCCGTCCCCCGACGCCGAGATGACTCAGGTGGTCCGCCCGTGA
- a CDS encoding penicillin-binding transpeptidase domain-containing protein: MNKPLRRIAIFCGLLILSLMIRDNWLQYVRADELNANDFNRRVQIERFAHERGNIITADGQTITGSTETTGTDFKYKRSWKDGPMWAPVTGFASQVFDATQLEKIEDGILSGTDNRLFFDRTLSMFTGEKKQGGNVVTTLNSAAQKAAFQGLGDKKGAVAAINPQTGAILALASTPSYDPSVFAGSSNKDSQAYKTLLDDKNSPLLNRALRQTYPPGSTFKVVTAAAALENGLYSSIDEPTKSPVPYTLPDTASKPLNNEGNIPCENATLKVALQWSCNTVFGKISADLGNEKMKAEAEKFGFNKQIFNPVRTEASIYPKDNRPQNAMAGIGQASNRATPLQMAMVAAAVANDGKLMKPYMVDTLQAPNVDVLSKTQPEQMSQPMSAATAQKLQKMMEFVVTDGTGTSAQIPGVTVGGKTGTAQHGVDNKDNPYAWFISYAKSGDGSPVAVAVVIEGSDTTRDDIAGGKLAAPIARGVMKAVLDGKK; encoded by the coding sequence GTGAACAAGCCCCTGCGCCGGATCGCGATCTTCTGCGGGCTGCTCATCCTCTCGCTGATGATCCGCGACAACTGGCTCCAGTACGTCCGGGCCGACGAGTTGAACGCCAACGACTTCAATCGCCGGGTCCAGATCGAGCGGTTCGCCCACGAGCGCGGCAACATCATCACGGCCGACGGCCAGACGATCACCGGCTCCACGGAGACCACGGGCACCGACTTCAAGTACAAGCGGTCCTGGAAGGACGGCCCCATGTGGGCGCCGGTCACCGGATTCGCCTCCCAGGTCTTCGACGCCACCCAGTTGGAGAAGATCGAGGACGGCATCCTCTCCGGCACCGACAACCGGCTCTTCTTCGACCGCACGCTGTCGATGTTCACGGGTGAGAAGAAGCAGGGCGGCAACGTCGTCACCACCTTGAACAGCGCCGCTCAGAAGGCCGCTTTCCAGGGGCTCGGCGACAAGAAGGGCGCGGTCGCGGCGATCAACCCACAGACCGGCGCCATCCTGGCGCTGGCCTCGACGCCTTCCTACGACCCCTCGGTGTTCGCGGGCAGCAGCAACAAGGACAGCCAGGCCTACAAGACGCTGCTGGACGACAAGAACAGCCCCCTCCTGAACCGGGCGCTGCGCCAGACCTACCCGCCCGGCTCCACCTTCAAGGTGGTCACCGCCGCCGCGGCCCTGGAGAACGGCCTGTACTCCAGCATCGACGAGCCGACGAAGTCGCCGGTGCCCTACACCCTGCCGGACACTGCCAGCAAGCCTCTGAACAACGAGGGCAACATCCCCTGTGAGAACGCCACGCTCAAGGTGGCTCTCCAGTGGTCCTGCAACACCGTCTTCGGCAAGATCAGCGCCGACCTGGGCAACGAGAAGATGAAGGCCGAGGCCGAGAAGTTCGGCTTCAACAAGCAGATCTTCAACCCCGTGCGCACCGAAGCCAGCATCTACCCGAAGGACAACCGCCCGCAGAACGCCATGGCGGGCATCGGGCAGGCCTCCAACCGCGCGACCCCGCTCCAGATGGCCATGGTCGCCGCCGCGGTCGCCAACGACGGCAAGCTGATGAAGCCGTACATGGTCGACACGCTCCAGGCCCCGAACGTTGACGTGCTCTCCAAGACCCAGCCGGAGCAGATGAGCCAGCCGATGTCGGCCGCCACCGCTCAGAAGCTCCAGAAGATGATGGAGTTCGTCGTCACCGACGGCACCGGCACCAGCGCCCAGATCCCCGGCGTGACGGTCGGCGGCAAGACCGGTACCGCCCAGCACGGCGTGGACAACAAGGACAACCCGTACGCCTGGTTCATCTCCTACGCGAAGTCGGGGGACGGCTCCCCGGTCGCGGTCGCCGTGGTCATCGAAGGCTCCGACACGACCCGTGACGACATCGCGGGCGGCAAGCTCGCCGCGCCCATCGCCAGGGGCGTCATGAAGGCGGTACTCGACGGCAAGAAGTGA
- a CDS encoding Stp1/IreP family PP2C-type Ser/Thr phosphatase, whose amino-acid sequence MSLSLRFAAGSHKGMIREGNEDSGYAGPRLLAIADGMGGQAAGEVASSEVISTLVTLDDDVPGSDILTSLGTAVQRANDQLRMMVEEDPQLEGMGTTLTALLWTGQRLGLVHVGDSRAYLLRDGVLTQITQDHTWVQRLVDEGRITEEEATTHPQRSLLMRALGSGDHVEPDLSIREVRSGDRYLICSDGLSGVVSHQTMEETLASYQGPQETVQELIQLALRGGGPDNITVIIADVLDVDSGDTLAAQLNDTPVIVGAVAENQLQLNDGGAMQTPAGRASGLGRPAPTPQGGFGPPGSGEDSGYASPPDGAFGAYTDEDFVKPSRRRGKGPWIRRSLYIVLALAVVGGGLYGGYRWTQTQYFIGTNSDGAPHVALYRGISQDLAWVKLSKVETDHPEIELKYLPQYQQNQIDSTIAASSLDKAQAKIKEFATQASACKKEEERRAAEGNNTSKPGTGATGAPSDKTTTTASPTPGPSLSEDEQKLVSQCGKQ is encoded by the coding sequence ATGAGTCTGTCCCTGCGTTTTGCGGCCGGATCGCACAAAGGCATGATCCGCGAGGGGAACGAGGACTCCGGTTACGCCGGGCCTCGTCTTTTGGCGATTGCCGACGGCATGGGCGGTCAGGCCGCCGGTGAGGTCGCCTCCTCCGAGGTGATCTCCACGCTGGTCACGCTCGACGACGACGTTCCCGGCTCCGACATCCTCACGTCGCTCGGCACCGCCGTGCAGCGGGCCAACGACCAGCTGCGCATGATGGTCGAGGAGGACCCCCAGCTGGAGGGCATGGGCACCACGCTCACCGCCCTGCTGTGGACGGGGCAGCGCCTGGGCCTGGTGCACGTCGGTGACTCGCGTGCCTATCTGCTGCGCGACGGCGTCCTCACCCAGATCACCCAGGACCACACCTGGGTGCAGCGCCTGGTGGACGAGGGTCGCATCACCGAGGAAGAGGCCACCACCCACCCGCAGCGCTCGCTCCTGATGCGCGCCCTGGGCAGCGGCGATCACGTCGAGCCCGACCTGTCGATCCGTGAAGTGCGTTCCGGCGACCGGTACTTGATCTGTTCCGACGGCCTGTCGGGCGTGGTCTCCCATCAGACGATGGAGGAGACCCTGGCCAGCTACCAGGGCCCGCAGGAGACCGTTCAGGAACTGATCCAGCTCGCGCTGCGCGGCGGCGGGCCCGACAACATCACGGTGATCATCGCCGATGTGCTCGACGTCGACTCCGGTGACACCCTGGCGGCCCAGCTCAATGACACGCCGGTCATCGTCGGCGCGGTCGCCGAGAACCAGCTGCAACTGAACGACGGCGGGGCCATGCAGACCCCTGCGGGCCGCGCCTCCGGGCTCGGCCGCCCCGCGCCGACGCCCCAGGGCGGCTTCGGCCCGCCCGGCAGCGGCGAGGACAGTGGGTATGCCAGTCCGCCCGACGGCGCGTTCGGCGCGTACACGGACGAGGACTTCGTCAAGCCGAGCCGACGGCGCGGCAAGGGGCCCTGGATCCGCAGATCCCTCTACATCGTGCTGGCCCTCGCGGTCGTCGGCGGCGGTCTGTACGGCGGCTACCGCTGGACGCAGACGCAGTACTTCATCGGCACCAACAGCGACGGCGCTCCGCATGTGGCGCTGTACCGGGGCATCAGCCAGGACCTGGCGTGGGTGAAGCTGTCCAAGGTGGAGACCGATCACCCCGAGATCGAACTCAAGTACCTCCCGCAGTACCAGCAGAACCAGATCGACTCGACCATCGCCGCGAGCAGCCTCGACAAGGCGCAGGCCAAGATCAAGGAGTTCGCGACGCAGGCGTCCGCCTGCAAGAAGGAGGAGGAGCGCCGGGCTGCCGAGGGCAACAACACCTCCAAGCCCGGCACCGGTGCCACCGGCGCCCCGTCCGACAAGACCACCACCACCGCATCTCCCACACCCGGCCCCAGCCTCTCGGAGGACGAGCAGAAGCTGGTCTCGCAGTGCGGTAAGCAGTAG
- a CDS encoding DUF3662 and FHA domain-containing protein produces MGVLKRFEQRLEGLVNGTFAKVFKSEVQPVEIAGALQRECDNNASIWNRDRTVVPNDFIVELSAPDFERLSPYSGQLGDELAGLVRDYAKQQRYSFMGPIKVHLEKAEDLDTGLYRVRSRTLASSTDQQGGQGPGPGGPQRPAPAAPQGGRGGYGYPPAAVSAPPMPAAPPPGRPAGSPADRRPAAAGPTPGGHAQVRRWIEINGTRHQISRSTLVLGRSTDADVRIDDPGVSRRHCEIRTGTPPTIQDLGSTNGIVVDGQHTTRATLRDGSRIVVGSTTIVYRQAEG; encoded by the coding sequence ATGGGAGTCCTGAAGCGTTTCGAGCAGCGGCTCGAAGGCCTGGTCAACGGCACCTTCGCGAAGGTCTTCAAGTCCGAGGTCCAGCCCGTCGAGATCGCCGGCGCGCTCCAGCGCGAGTGCGACAACAACGCGTCGATCTGGAACCGGGACCGCACGGTCGTCCCCAACGACTTCATCGTCGAGCTCAGCGCCCCTGACTTCGAGCGGCTCAGTCCGTACTCGGGCCAGCTCGGCGACGAGCTGGCCGGCCTGGTGCGTGACTACGCGAAGCAGCAGCGTTACAGCTTCATGGGTCCGATCAAGGTGCACCTGGAGAAGGCCGAGGATCTGGACACCGGTCTCTACCGGGTGCGCAGTCGCACCCTTGCGTCCAGCACCGATCAGCAGGGCGGCCAGGGTCCCGGCCCCGGCGGCCCGCAGCGGCCCGCGCCCGCGGCCCCTCAGGGCGGCCGGGGCGGTTACGGCTATCCGCCGGCCGCCGTATCCGCGCCGCCCATGCCCGCGGCGCCGCCCCCGGGCCGCCCCGCCGGTTCGCCCGCGGACCGCCGTCCGGCGGCCGCGGGTCCGACACCGGGCGGGCACGCCCAGGTGCGACGCTGGATCGAGATCAACGGCACCCGCCACCAGATCTCGCGCTCGACCCTGGTCCTTGGCCGCAGCACCGATGCGGACGTGAGGATCGACGATCCCGGCGTTTCGCGCCGGCACTGTGAGATCCGGACCGGAACGCCCCCGACGATCCAGGATCTCGGGTCCACCAACGGCATCGTGGTGGACGGGCAGCACACCACCCGCGCTACGCTCCGCGACGGCTCGCGGATCGTCGTGGGCAGCACCACCATCGTTTACCGGCAAGCCGAAGGGTGA
- a CDS encoding DUF2252 domain-containing protein has protein sequence MGEIDTVVPEQRTGAEGGRGRIPAIPGFAPGPHAADARTRGTKTTGSSPKAEGKALRDRVPRGAHDSLLLAADRPDAVAVVEESNAGRVPELTPIRVGRMAAGPFAFLRGSAALMAHDLAGTPVTGVGAQICGDAHAANFGLYGDARGSLVIDLNDFDETVTGPWEWDVKRLAASLVLAGREAGADEHTCRAAAFDAVGAYRRTMRLLARLPALDAWNAIADEQLVSHADAHDLLGTLERVSEKARNNTSARFAGKATGRDKDGNRHFVDALPVLRRAADAEAGEVAASLEQYLHTLPEDLLPLLARYAVHDVAFRVVGIGSVGTRSYVVLLLDHRGEPLVLQIKEARPSVLLPHLPKGFQAPDPGHEGRRVVLGQKRMQVVSDILLGWTTISERPYQVRQFRNRKGSVDPAALAPGELDDYGRMTGALLARSHAHSADPRLIAGYCGKNEEFDNAVAAFAVTYADRTEADHATLAAAVRSGRIAAELGV, from the coding sequence ATGGGTGAGATCGACACGGTGGTCCCGGAGCAGCGCACCGGGGCGGAAGGTGGGCGGGGCCGGATTCCGGCCATCCCCGGGTTCGCGCCGGGGCCCCACGCCGCCGACGCGCGAACACGGGGCACCAAGACGACGGGCTCCTCGCCCAAGGCCGAAGGAAAGGCGCTGCGGGACCGCGTGCCGCGCGGCGCGCACGACTCGCTGCTGCTGGCCGCCGACCGGCCCGACGCCGTGGCGGTGGTGGAGGAGTCCAACGCCGGCCGGGTACCGGAGCTCACACCGATACGAGTGGGACGCATGGCCGCAGGCCCCTTCGCGTTCCTGCGTGGCTCCGCCGCCCTCATGGCACACGACCTGGCCGGCACCCCAGTCACAGGTGTCGGCGCCCAGATCTGCGGGGACGCCCACGCCGCCAACTTCGGCCTGTACGGCGACGCGCGCGGCAGCCTCGTCATCGATCTGAACGACTTCGACGAAACGGTGACGGGCCCCTGGGAATGGGATGTGAAGCGGCTCGCCGCCTCCCTGGTCCTCGCGGGCAGAGAGGCAGGCGCCGACGAACACACCTGCCGTGCGGCCGCCTTCGACGCGGTCGGTGCCTACCGCCGCACCATGCGGCTGCTCGCCAGACTCCCGGCCCTCGACGCCTGGAACGCGATAGCCGACGAACAACTCGTCTCCCACGCCGATGCCCACGACCTGCTCGGCACCCTCGAGCGTGTTTCGGAGAAGGCCCGCAACAACACCAGCGCGCGCTTCGCCGGCAAGGCGACCGGACGGGACAAGGACGGCAACCGCCACTTCGTCGACGCGCTGCCCGTCCTGCGCCGGGCCGCCGACGCCGAAGCCGGCGAGGTCGCCGCCTCGCTCGAGCAGTATCTGCACACCCTGCCCGAAGACCTGCTGCCGCTGCTCGCCCGGTACGCCGTGCACGACGTGGCCTTCCGCGTCGTCGGCATCGGAAGCGTCGGAACACGGTCGTATGTGGTGCTGCTCCTCGACCACCGGGGCGAACCGCTCGTGCTCCAGATCAAGGAGGCCAGGCCTTCGGTCCTGCTGCCGCATCTGCCGAAGGGGTTCCAGGCGCCCGACCCCGGGCACGAGGGGCGGCGCGTCGTGCTCGGTCAGAAGCGGATGCAGGTCGTCAGCGACATCCTGCTCGGCTGGACGACGATATCGGAACGGCCATACCAGGTAAGGCAGTTCAGAAACCGAAAGGGCAGCGTCGATCCGGCCGCGCTCGCCCCCGGCGAACTCGACGACTACGGACGCATGACGGGAGCCCTGCTGGCCCGGTCCCACGCGCACAGCGCCGACCCCCGGCTGATAGCCGGGTACTGCGGAAAGAACGAGGAATTCGACAACGCCGTGGCCGCTTTCGCGGTGACCTACGCCGACCGGACGGAGGCCGACCACGCGACCCTGGCCGCAGCGGTGCGCTCGGGCCGGATCGCGGCGGAACTGGGGGTTTGA